A genome region from Catenulispora sp. EB89 includes the following:
- a CDS encoding CTP synthase produces the protein MAHQTKHLFVTGGVASSLGKGLTASSLGALLKARGLRVTMQKLDPYLNVDPGTMNPFQHGEVFVTDDGAETDLDVGHYERFLDTDLHGSANVTTGQVYSAVIAKERRGEYLGDTVQVIPHITNEIKSRIRRMGGDEVDIVITEVGGTVGDIESLPFLEAARQLRHEVGRENVFFLHVSLVPYIGPSGEMKTKPTQHSVASLRSIGIQPDAIVCRADRPISQAIKRKISLMCDVDEEAVAAAVDAPSIYDIPKVLHTEGLDAYVVRRLNLPFRDVDWTQWDDLLRRVHEPDHDLTVALVGKYIDLPDAYLSVSEALRAGGFANSARVNIRWVPSDECATDEGAAKHLTGVDAICVPGGFGVRGIEGKVNTVKYARENLIPLLGLCLGLQCIVIEGARNLAGIPAANSAEFDEATPDPVISTMADQRDIVAGQGDLGGTMRLGLYPAKLGEGTIVRDLYAGAPYIEERHRHRYEVNNAYRPRLEEAGLVFSGTSPDGRLVEFVELPRETHPFLVGTQAHPELRSRPTRPHPLFAGLIAAAVERSKGVATAAAASAAATAAATAAGEALAETAAGA, from the coding sequence GGCCTGACCGCCTCCTCGCTGGGCGCCCTGCTCAAGGCCCGGGGTCTGCGGGTCACCATGCAGAAGCTGGACCCCTACCTGAACGTCGACCCGGGCACGATGAACCCGTTCCAGCACGGCGAGGTGTTCGTCACCGACGACGGCGCCGAGACCGACCTGGACGTCGGCCACTACGAGCGCTTCCTGGACACCGACCTGCACGGTTCGGCCAACGTCACCACCGGCCAGGTGTACTCCGCGGTGATCGCCAAGGAGCGGCGCGGGGAGTACCTGGGCGACACCGTCCAGGTGATCCCGCACATCACCAACGAGATCAAGTCCCGGATCCGGCGCATGGGCGGCGACGAGGTCGACATCGTGATCACCGAGGTCGGCGGGACCGTCGGCGACATCGAGTCGCTGCCGTTCCTGGAGGCCGCGCGCCAGCTCCGGCACGAGGTCGGCCGGGAGAACGTGTTCTTCCTGCACGTCTCGCTGGTGCCCTACATCGGCCCGTCGGGGGAGATGAAGACCAAGCCGACCCAGCACTCGGTGGCCTCGCTGCGCAGCATCGGCATCCAGCCGGACGCCATCGTGTGCCGCGCCGACCGGCCGATCAGCCAGGCCATCAAGCGCAAGATCTCGCTGATGTGCGACGTGGACGAGGAGGCCGTGGCCGCGGCCGTGGACGCGCCGTCGATCTACGACATCCCCAAGGTCCTGCACACCGAGGGCCTGGACGCCTACGTGGTGCGCCGGCTGAACCTGCCGTTCCGCGACGTGGACTGGACGCAGTGGGACGACCTGCTGCGCCGGGTGCACGAGCCGGACCACGACCTGACCGTCGCCCTGGTCGGCAAGTACATCGACCTGCCGGACGCCTACCTGTCGGTGAGCGAGGCGCTGCGGGCCGGCGGCTTCGCCAACTCCGCGCGGGTGAACATCCGATGGGTCCCCTCCGACGAGTGCGCCACCGACGAGGGCGCGGCCAAGCACCTGACCGGCGTGGACGCGATCTGCGTGCCCGGCGGCTTCGGCGTGCGCGGCATCGAGGGCAAGGTGAACACGGTCAAGTACGCCCGCGAGAACCTGATCCCGCTGCTGGGCCTGTGCCTGGGCCTGCAGTGCATCGTGATCGAGGGCGCCCGCAACCTGGCCGGCATCCCCGCGGCCAACTCCGCGGAGTTCGACGAGGCCACCCCGGACCCGGTCATCTCCACCATGGCCGACCAGCGCGACATCGTGGCCGGCCAGGGCGACCTGGGCGGCACCATGCGCCTGGGCCTGTACCCGGCCAAGCTCGGCGAGGGCACGATCGTGCGCGACCTGTACGCCGGCGCCCCCTACATCGAGGAGCGCCACCGCCACCGCTACGAGGTGAACAACGCCTACCGCCCGCGTCTGGAGGAGGCCGGCCTGGTCTTCTCCGGCACCTCTCCGGACGGCCGCCTGGTGGAGTTCGTCGAGCTCCCGCGCGAGACGCACCCCTTCCTGGTCGGCACGCAGGCGCACCCCGAGCTGCGCTCGCGCCCGACCCGGCCGCACCCGCTGTTCGCCGGCCTGATCGCGGCCGCGGTCGAGCGCTCGAAGGGCGTGGCGACCGCCGCGGCCGCGAGCGCCGCCGCGACCGCTGCGGCGACCGCGGCCGGTGAGGCGCTGGCCGAGACGGCTGCCGGCGCCTGA
- a CDS encoding NUDIX domain-containing protein: MEIRDEPEKWPVLASEEKFRGHVISIRTDTVEMVDGKVAERDYVVHPGAVGVVALDEADRVLLVRQYRHPVGWRLWELPAGLLDHPGENPLEAAQRELYEETHQQAEDWRVLVDLFTTPGGSDEAIRVYLARGVREADGEQFAREHEEADMAVVWADRSEVTKLILAGELHNPLTVAGVLALTTAITTNALDDLRPADAPWPQRPF; encoded by the coding sequence ATGGAGATCCGCGACGAACCGGAGAAGTGGCCGGTCCTGGCCTCCGAGGAGAAGTTCCGGGGGCATGTGATCTCCATCCGGACCGACACCGTGGAGATGGTGGACGGCAAGGTCGCCGAGCGCGACTACGTCGTGCACCCCGGCGCGGTCGGCGTCGTGGCGCTGGACGAGGCGGACCGCGTGCTGCTGGTGCGCCAGTACCGGCACCCGGTCGGCTGGCGGCTGTGGGAGCTGCCCGCCGGGCTGCTGGACCACCCCGGCGAGAACCCGCTGGAGGCGGCGCAGCGCGAGCTGTACGAGGAGACGCACCAGCAGGCCGAGGACTGGCGCGTGCTGGTCGACCTGTTCACCACCCCCGGCGGCTCGGACGAGGCGATCCGCGTCTACCTGGCGCGCGGCGTGCGCGAGGCCGACGGCGAGCAGTTCGCGCGCGAGCACGAGGAGGCCGACATGGCCGTCGTGTGGGCCGACCGCTCCGAGGTGACCAAGCTGATCCTGGCCGGGGAGCTGCACAACCCGCTTACTGTGGCCGGCGTGCTGGCGCTGACCACCGCGATCACCACGAACGCCCTGGACGACCTGCGGCCGGCCGACGCGCCCTGGCCGCAGCGGCCTTTCTAG